In Pseudoalteromonas sp. MM1, a single window of DNA contains:
- a CDS encoding LysR family transcriptional regulator, producing the protein MNIRNVDLNLLVYLNVLIDEKSVSKAANKLALTQPAMSNALKRLRDLFDDPLLVRAAGSMTPTSKALSLKPEIESLLKMAEAITQPSEQFNPATAEVTFRIMANDYMESTLIAPFITEQLAKNPGINFDVLSPSDVNLQDMEKGTIDLAINRFNGLPRSFHQASVWRDNYCCLTHPKNTFLKHSSLDDYLQKEHIWVNRAGWGPEAAVTNKSGKQKLGWVDEALWQLEQTRKIRVFTRHYMIASLLCQSEQLIATLPRRQAKLLTTHTDLVISPVPFQIVPIEVKMIWSPLLHHAPAHQWLRRELLEFAKTIADR; encoded by the coding sequence ATGAATATAAGAAATGTCGATCTTAACCTTCTCGTTTATTTAAATGTGTTAATAGATGAAAAAAGTGTTTCAAAAGCGGCTAATAAACTCGCACTAACACAGCCTGCCATGAGTAACGCACTTAAACGCTTACGTGATTTATTTGACGACCCACTACTTGTACGTGCCGCAGGCTCTATGACCCCCACCAGCAAAGCACTTAGCTTAAAGCCTGAAATAGAGTCGCTTTTAAAAATGGCAGAGGCGATTACTCAGCCCAGTGAGCAATTTAACCCTGCAACGGCAGAAGTGACTTTTAGAATAATGGCAAACGACTACATGGAGTCGACCTTAATTGCTCCGTTTATTACCGAGCAACTAGCTAAAAACCCGGGGATTAATTTTGATGTGCTTAGCCCAAGCGATGTAAACCTGCAAGATATGGAAAAAGGCACTATCGATTTAGCCATAAACCGTTTTAATGGCCTACCACGCTCGTTTCATCAAGCCAGCGTTTGGCGAGATAATTACTGCTGTTTAACCCACCCTAAAAATACCTTTTTAAAGCATTCAAGCCTTGATGATTACCTACAAAAAGAACACATTTGGGTAAACCGTGCTGGCTGGGGACCAGAAGCCGCCGTTACTAATAAGTCTGGCAAGCAAAAGCTAGGCTGGGTAGATGAAGCACTTTGGCAGCTAGAACAAACGCGTAAAATCCGGGTGTTTACACGCCACTACATGATTGCAAGTTTGCTATGCCAATCAGAGCAACTTATTGCTACTTTACCGCGCAGGCAGGCTAAATTATTAACCACGCATACCGATTTAGTCATTAGCCCAGTACCGTTTCAAATAGTACCTATTGAGGTAAAAATGATATGGAGCCCGCTACTTCACCATGCTCCCGCACACCAGTGGCTTCGCCGTGAGTTACTTGAGTTTGCTAAAACAATTGCTGATAGGTAG
- the icd gene encoding NADP-dependent isocitrate dehydrogenase, translating to MAYQHIKIPEHGQNITIDAKGQWHVPVNPIIAYINGDGVGQEVTPAMQHVVNNAITHCYAKERKIHWMQVYNGEQAAKLYDGDWFPEETINAVRACKIAIKGPLTTPIGGGFRSLNVALRHEMDLFVNMRTVKGLSALPSPLKNPFLTNITVLRDSSEDVYSGIEWQAGSVESEKMLDFLCEEMGVTRLRFSQECGIGIKNISKEGSERLVRYAIKYALKNNSESLTLVHKGNVLKFTDGAFKRWGFALAQNEFNATAHENGRWLEIARANKSPLIIKEVIADNMLQQCLMNPEQFDVIATTNQNGDFLADMLSAQVGGVGIMPAANLNNDVAFFEPTHGTFERIAGQNKANPSSSILSAVLMLKFMGWDEAAKLIEEALEQALKNGNVTFDLAQNSNNSTTLSCSDFAQKVIEYF from the coding sequence ATGGCTTATCAGCATATTAAAATCCCTGAGCACGGACAAAATATTACTATTGATGCTAAAGGCCAATGGCATGTGCCTGTAAATCCTATTATTGCTTATATTAATGGCGACGGAGTAGGGCAAGAGGTCACACCAGCCATGCAGCACGTGGTGAATAATGCCATTACACACTGTTATGCAAAAGAGCGAAAAATTCACTGGATGCAAGTATATAACGGCGAGCAAGCAGCAAAGTTATATGATGGCGATTGGTTCCCAGAGGAAACTATTAACGCAGTTCGTGCCTGTAAAATAGCAATTAAAGGGCCCTTAACTACACCTATTGGCGGCGGTTTTCGCTCATTAAATGTAGCGCTAAGGCACGAAATGGATTTATTTGTAAATATGCGCACTGTTAAAGGGTTAAGTGCGTTGCCATCGCCGTTAAAAAATCCATTTTTAACTAACATAACAGTGCTGCGTGATAGCAGCGAAGATGTATATTCAGGAATAGAGTGGCAAGCCGGCAGCGTAGAGAGCGAGAAAATGCTCGACTTTTTATGTGAAGAAATGGGAGTAACGCGGCTAAGGTTTTCGCAAGAGTGTGGCATAGGTATAAAAAATATATCTAAAGAAGGCTCCGAGCGCTTAGTACGCTATGCAATTAAATACGCCCTTAAAAATAATAGTGAATCATTAACGCTTGTGCATAAAGGAAATGTACTTAAATTTACCGATGGCGCCTTTAAACGTTGGGGGTTTGCCTTAGCGCAAAATGAGTTTAATGCTACTGCACACGAAAACGGACGCTGGCTTGAAATAGCACGCGCGAATAAATCGCCTTTAATTATTAAAGAAGTGATAGCCGATAACATGCTGCAACAATGTTTAATGAACCCAGAGCAATTTGATGTGATAGCAACCACAAACCAAAATGGCGACTTTTTAGCAGATATGCTCAGCGCACAAGTTGGCGGAGTGGGCATTATGCCGGCTGCTAATTTAAATAACGATGTGGCATTTTTTGAGCCAACCCACGGCACGTTTGAGAGAATAGCAGGGCAAAACAAAGCAAATCCAAGTAGCAGTATTTTAAGTGCCGTTTTAATGCTTAAGTTTATGGGCTGGGATGAGGCAGCAAAGCTGATTGAAGAAGCGCTCGAACAAGCACTCAAAAACGGTAATGTAACCTTTGATTTAGCGCAAAATAGTAATAACTCGACAACCCTAAGCTGCAGTGACTTTGCGCAAAAGGTTATCGAGTATTTTTAA
- a CDS encoding dienelactone hydrolase family protein, protein MNYIIVSDIYGLTAPLARLLDIIQANTVVIDPYKGELQPFDSEEHYYNKFINDCGHDNYVAKLLNVFNNLTEPTACIGFSAGASAAWRAQLLTGNPHLKKLIGFYPSQIRNHTDIKARVPCRFIFPRTEMHFNVDEVISALACKSQVTCNKTAFLHGFMNAYSTNYDGKAYDEYCELFKSL, encoded by the coding sequence ATGAATTACATAATAGTCAGCGATATTTATGGTTTAACAGCACCTTTAGCGAGGTTGTTAGATATCATACAAGCCAATACGGTGGTTATAGACCCCTATAAAGGAGAACTGCAACCCTTTGATAGTGAAGAGCATTACTATAATAAATTTATAAATGACTGTGGCCATGATAATTACGTAGCTAAGCTCTTAAATGTATTTAATAACCTTACGGAGCCAACAGCCTGCATAGGGTTTAGTGCAGGCGCAAGTGCCGCGTGGCGCGCACAGTTATTAACAGGCAATCCACATCTAAAAAAGCTGATAGGTTTCTACCCTTCGCAAATCAGAAACCACACAGATATTAAGGCAAGAGTGCCTTGTAGGTTTATTTTTCCACGTACAGAAATGCACTTTAATGTAGATGAAGTGATAAGTGCACTGGCCTGTAAAAGCCAAGTTACGTGTAACAAAACAGCGTTTTTACACGGGTTTATGAATGCCTACTCAACTAATTACGATGGCAAAGCGTATGATGAGTATTGCGAACTTTTTAAAAGCCTTTAA
- a CDS encoding transporter substrate-binding domain-containing protein produces MLRAFLCITLYLNISSHSYAHTINWLTHDFAPYYILNGKYQHQGRDESVITLLEQQLPHITFNRLIIPSGKVTQELANKSATHCALSLYKNAFREQFIHFSEQSSTTGLSPSVAMHKGLASSLEVPNEEAVSLYDLLAEKKLTLGVSMNRSYGEQLDSVINNTPDVDIVIRPTRNSLASLTYMLNLKRLDILLGYPSEHHYLAKSMYFEENLTQRAIVEAPPLSYGYIGCTKNEQGAKNIQLLDEQLKKIKQTEQYHQVMLRWLPPHLKPLLESRIHATKNKNATN; encoded by the coding sequence ATGCTCCGTGCATTTTTGTGTATCACCTTGTATTTAAACATTTCTTCGCACAGTTACGCCCACACTATTAACTGGCTAACCCATGACTTTGCGCCCTATTACATTTTAAATGGCAAATACCAACACCAAGGACGTGATGAAAGCGTTATAACCTTGCTAGAGCAACAACTTCCCCACATCACCTTTAATCGTCTTATTATCCCCTCTGGCAAAGTAACGCAAGAACTAGCCAATAAATCGGCCACGCATTGTGCCCTGTCACTTTATAAAAATGCATTTAGAGAACAGTTTATTCACTTTAGTGAGCAAAGCTCAACCACGGGCCTTTCACCTTCTGTTGCTATGCATAAAGGCTTGGCAAGCTCGCTTGAAGTGCCTAATGAGGAGGCCGTATCTTTGTATGATTTATTGGCAGAGAAAAAGCTTACCTTAGGTGTGTCTATGAACCGCTCATACGGCGAACAACTCGACAGCGTAATAAATAACACTCCTGATGTTGATATTGTTATTCGCCCAACGCGAAATAGTTTAGCCAGCCTTACCTATATGCTTAATTTAAAGCGCTTAGACATTTTATTAGGTTACCCAAGTGAGCATCATTACTTAGCTAAATCTATGTACTTTGAAGAAAACCTTACTCAACGAGCGATTGTTGAAGCGCCGCCGTTGAGCTATGGTTATATTGGCTGCACTAAAAATGAACAAGGTGCTAAAAACATTCAACTATTAGATGAACAATTAAAAAAAATTAAGCAAACCGAGCAATACCACCAAGTAATGTTACGCTGGTTGCCCCCACATTTAAAACCCTTATTAGAATCAAGAATTCACGCTACAAAAAACAAAAACGCTACTAACTAA
- a CDS encoding YceI family protein has protein sequence MKKRLVSAALSSVMMLSATANAADYVIDTQGAHAFVTFKIKHLGYSWLHGRFNRFDGSFSYDAKAQTGSNILVNIDTASLDSNHAERDKHLRGKDFLNVDKYPTATFKSTNVKFTDGDTATVTGDFTLHGVTKRITFEMDKVGEGQDPWGGYRAGFEGETSLKLADYGIDYNLGPASTHVDIGLSIEGVRKK, from the coding sequence ATGAAAAAACGACTAGTAAGTGCAGCTCTCTCGAGTGTAATGATGTTATCGGCTACTGCAAATGCAGCAGATTATGTAATTGATACGCAAGGGGCGCATGCATTTGTTACCTTTAAAATTAAGCATTTAGGCTACAGCTGGCTGCACGGTCGATTTAACCGTTTTGATGGCAGCTTTAGTTACGATGCTAAAGCGCAAACAGGGTCTAATATTTTAGTAAATATAGATACAGCAAGTTTAGACTCTAACCATGCTGAGCGTGATAAACACTTACGCGGTAAAGACTTTTTAAATGTAGATAAATACCCAACAGCAACATTTAAAAGCACCAATGTGAAATTTACCGATGGTGATACAGCCACAGTAACGGGCGACTTTACTTTGCATGGCGTAACTAAACGCATTACCTTTGAAATGGATAAAGTAGGTGAAGGGCAAGACCCCTGGGGTGGCTACCGTGCTGGCTTTGAGGGCGAAACCAGCTTAAAGCTGGCCGATTACGGCATTGATTATAATTTAGGGCCGGCGTCTACCCATGTTGACATTGGGCTGTCTATTGAAGGTGTGCGTAAAAAATAA
- a CDS encoding cytochrome b — protein sequence MFKNTPTSYGLIAIILHWLMALTVFGLFGLGLYMVELTYYDSWYKGSLDLHKSIGITLAAVLIFRILWRVFSAKPRPLSQNKTVNHIAHTAHIVMYLILAVIVVAGYLISTADGRAIAVFSIFNVPALDYNFDGQADIAGKIHYYGACTLIGLAVLHVLVALKHHFIDKDKTLTRMIKPKEY from the coding sequence ATGTTTAAAAATACGCCCACATCTTATGGCCTTATTGCCATTATTTTACACTGGTTGATGGCTTTGACCGTGTTTGGTTTATTTGGCTTGGGCTTATACATGGTTGAGCTAACCTATTACGACAGCTGGTATAAAGGTTCACTGGATTTACATAAAAGTATAGGTATAACGCTCGCCGCAGTGCTTATTTTTAGAATTTTGTGGCGTGTATTCAGCGCTAAACCTCGCCCCCTTAGTCAAAATAAAACAGTAAACCACATTGCGCATACCGCGCATATTGTTATGTACCTAATTTTAGCAGTCATTGTCGTGGCGGGTTATTTGATTTCTACCGCTGATGGCAGAGCAATCGCTGTTTTTTCGATATTTAATGTACCTGCTTTGGATTATAACTTTGATGGACAAGCCGATATTGCCGGAAAAATTCATTACTACGGTGCGTGTACATTAATTGGCTTGGCTGTTTTGCATGTACTGGTGGCATTAAAGCACCACTTTATTGATAAAGATAAAACCTTAACGAGAATGATCAAACCAAAGGAATACTAA
- a CDS encoding ScpA family protein, which translates to MSDTTPGVENTQSEPVQQKLPLAFLHGKAVVDKPEDLYIPPDALEIILETFEGPLDLLLYLIKKHKLDVLELSIFSITEQYVSYVEMMSEFQLELAGEYLVMAALLAQIKSRLLLPVHEELEEEEDPRAELIKRLQEYEQFKKAAENIDAIPRVGRDIFVAHASMPVSENTTKNLPELELKDLMLALSDLMARAKTFEHHQVSAEVLSTRERMSQILVQLSNAKKALPFSDLFTLSEGRSGVVVSFIAMLELIKEGLISCLQVTPDSVIYINLTDTPL; encoded by the coding sequence GTGAGTGATACAACACCGGGCGTTGAAAATACTCAAAGTGAGCCAGTGCAGCAAAAGCTGCCACTGGCTTTTTTGCATGGCAAAGCCGTTGTAGATAAACCCGAAGATTTATACATTCCGCCCGATGCACTTGAAATTATCCTAGAAACTTTTGAAGGCCCGCTTGATTTACTGTTGTATTTAATTAAAAAACACAAGTTGGATGTACTCGAACTCTCTATTTTTAGCATTACTGAGCAATATGTTAGTTATGTAGAAATGATGAGTGAGTTTCAGTTAGAGCTTGCCGGTGAGTACTTAGTAATGGCGGCGTTATTGGCGCAAATAAAATCGCGTCTGTTATTGCCAGTGCACGAGGAGCTCGAAGAAGAGGAAGACCCTCGCGCAGAGCTAATTAAGCGTTTGCAAGAATACGAGCAGTTTAAAAAAGCAGCCGAAAATATAGATGCTATACCTCGCGTAGGCCGTGATATTTTTGTAGCACATGCGAGCATGCCGGTTAGTGAAAATACCACCAAAAACCTGCCAGAGCTTGAATTAAAAGATTTAATGTTAGCACTGAGTGATTTAATGGCGCGCGCCAAAACATTTGAGCACCACCAAGTGTCAGCCGAGGTACTCTCTACCCGTGAGCGGATGAGCCAAATTTTAGTCCAGCTGAGTAACGCAAAAAAAGCGCTGCCGTTTAGCGATTTATTTACCCTTAGTGAAGGGCGAAGTGGTGTAGTGGTTAGCTTTATTGCTATGCTTGAGCTTATAAAAGAAGGCTTAATTAGCTGCTTGCAAGTCACCCCTGATAGCGTAATTTACATAAACCTCACCGACACGCCCTTGTAA
- a CDS encoding L-threonylcarbamoyladenylate synthase: MSQLIHIHPANPQPRLISQAVDIIKQGGVVVYPTDSGYAIGCNLGNKQAKERIERIRGIEKHHNFTLVCRDLSELATYARVDNQMFRLIKNNTPGPYTFIFKGTKEVPKRLLNDKKKTIGMRVIEHPIACALLAELGEPLMSCSLILPGEEFTESDPDEILTRLDKHVDLIIDGGHLAEQATTVIDLSEDDIHILRVGCGDTSPFE, encoded by the coding sequence ATGAGTCAATTAATTCATATTCACCCAGCAAACCCACAGCCACGATTGATCAGCCAAGCGGTTGATATTATTAAACAGGGCGGGGTTGTTGTTTACCCAACAGATTCGGGCTATGCGATAGGGTGTAACCTCGGTAATAAGCAAGCAAAAGAGCGTATTGAGCGTATTCGTGGTATAGAAAAACACCATAACTTTACGCTGGTATGCCGTGATTTATCTGAGCTTGCAACGTATGCCCGCGTAGATAACCAAATGTTTAGGCTTATAAAAAATAATACGCCAGGGCCATATACCTTTATTTTTAAAGGCACAAAAGAAGTGCCAAAGCGGTTATTAAACGATAAGAAAAAAACCATTGGTATGCGCGTTATAGAGCACCCTATTGCCTGTGCATTACTTGCAGAGCTTGGGGAGCCGTTAATGTCGTGTTCGTTAATTTTACCTGGAGAAGAGTTTACAGAATCCGACCCTGATGAAATTTTAACGCGTTTAGATAAACACGTAGATTTAATTATTGACGGCGGACACCTTGCAGAGCAAGCAACCACGGTTATTGATCTATCAGAAGATGATATTCATATTTTGCGTGTAGGGTGTGGCGACACCAGCCCGTTTGAGTAA